From the Manihot esculenta cultivar AM560-2 chromosome 3, M.esculenta_v8, whole genome shotgun sequence genome, one window contains:
- the LOC110610796 gene encoding auxin response factor 19 — MKVPPNGYMPNSAEGERKTINSELWHACAGPLVSLPPVGSLVVYFPQGHSEQVAASMQKEADFVPSYPNLPSKLICMLHNVTLHADAETDEVYAQMTLQPVSKYDKEALLASDMGLKQSRQPTEFFCKTLTASDTSTHGGFSVPRRAAEKIFPPLDFSMQPPAQELGAKDLHDNAWTFRHIYRGQPKRHLLTTGWSVFVSTKRLFAGDSVLFIRDEKSQLLLGVRHANKQQSALSSSVISSDSMHIGILAAAAHAAANNSPFTIFYNPRASPSEFVIPFAKYSKAMYTQVSVGMRFRMMFETEDSGVRRYMGTITGISDLDPVRWKKSQWRNLQVGWDESAAGERPSRVGIWEIEPVITPFYICPPPFFRPKFPKQPGMPDDESDIENAFKRAMPWLGDDFGMKETPSSIFPGLSLVQWMSMQQNNQFPAAQAGFFPPMLPSNALHSTLGSDDPSKLLNFQAPGLSVPSLQFNKANPQNQVGQLPQPSMAWTQQQQLQQFLQTNISQQQPAQPQQLQQQPHPQQQQRQEPQQQQLSQQPQPEIQPRQIRQQHPQLEQQQQQQIFQPPVNSGVTANSISNQNLQQPMVYSQLQQQQQQQLLASNTQSQNIPPANKSSYQLSSLPQDATLQQQMEQQSTLLQRQQQQTQLQQSPLQLLQQNLSHRTQLPLPQQQVQQLSQPSLSEQQLHLQLLQKMQQQQQQQQQLLSPTSSPLQPQLLQQQLNHQQNQQFQQSPVSQSQPQGSNSFSTAALGQSQSFPVCHSHVLQKPPTTNRAHSTLTDGDAPSCSTSPSTNNCQISPSNFMNRNQESPAILMGDQVVEPGTNLVQELNNKSDIRVKHEFQSSKGLEQLKYKGTVPDQLEACSSGTSYCLEAGNIQPNFSLLTYGLDGDIQSHPRNSMPFAANIDSLAPDTLLSRGYDTQKDIQNLVTNYGGTPRDIETELSTAAISSQTFGVPNIPFKPGCSNDVAINDSGVLNGGLWANQTQRMRTYTKVQKRGSVGRSIDVTRYRGYDELRHDLARMFGIEGQLEDPQSSDWKLVYVDHENDILLVGDDPWEEFVSCVQSIKILSSAEVQQMSLDGDLGSVPVPNQACSGTDSGNAWRGHYDDNSAASFNR; from the exons ATGAAGGTTCCTCCAAATGGGTATATGCCTAATTCTGCAGAAG GAGAAAGGAAGACTATTAATTCGGAGTTATGGCATGCTTGCGCGGGGCCATTGGTTTCTCTGCCTCCAGTTGGAAGTCTTGTAGTTTACTTCCCTCAAGGCCACAGTGAGCAA GTTGCAGCGTCGATGCAAAAAGAGGCTGATTTCGTACCAAGCTATCCCAACCTTCCTTCCAAGTTGATTTGCATGCTTCATAATGTCACATTGCAT GCTGATGCAGAAACTGATGAGGTCTATGCTCAGATGACCCTTCAACCAGTCAGCAAA TATGACAAGGAAGCATTACTGGCTTCTGATATGGGCCTCAAGCAAAGCAGGCAACCTACTGAATTCTTCTGCAAAACTCTAACAGCTAGTGACACAAGCACACATGGTGGATTCTCTGTCCCTCGACGAGCCGCTGAGAAGATTTTCCCACCACTG GACTTTTCAATGCAACCACCTGCGCAGGAGTTGGGAGCCAAAGATTTACATGACAATGCATGGACGTTTAGACATATTTATCGCG GTCAGCCGAAAAGACATCTGCTCACTACAGGCTGGAGTGTCTTTGTTAGCACAAAACGACTATTTGCTGGTGATTCTGTTTTATTTATAAG AGATGAAAAGTCACAGCTTCTTTTGGGTGTAAGGCATGCTAATAAACAACAGTCAGCGCTCTCTTCATCAGTCATATCCAGTGACAGCATGCATATCGGAATTCTTGCTGCTGCAGCTCATGCTGCTGCTAATAACAGCCCATTTACCATATTTTACAATCCAAG GGCAAGCCCTTCTGAGTTTGTTATTCCCTTCGCCAAGTATAGTAAAGCTATGTATACACAAGTTTCAGTGGGCATGAGATTCAGAATGATGTTTGAGACTGAGGACTCGGGAGTGCGTAGATATATGGGCACTATCACTGGCATCAGTGATTTGGATCCAGTGCGATGGAAAAAATCACAGTGGCGCAATCTTCAG GTTGGCTGGGATGAATCAGCTGCTGGTGAACGGCCAAGCCGAGTTGGAATTTGGGAGATTGAGCCTGTAATAACTCCTTTCTACATTTGCCCCCCTCCATTTTTCAGACCTAAGTTCCCTAAGCAGCCAGGGATGCCAG ATGATGAGTCTGACATTGAGAACGCTTTTAAAAGAGCCATGCCTTGGCTTGGAGATGATTTTGGCATGAAAGAAACCCCAAGCTCGATTTTCCCTGGTTTGAGTTTAGTTCAGTGGATGAGCATGCAACAAAATAATCAGTTTCCAGCTGCTCAAGCAGGATTTTTCCCACCCATGCTTCCTTCCAATGCCCTGCATAGTACCCTTGGCTCTGATGATCCCTCAAAGTTACTGAATTTTCAAGCCCCTGGCCTGTCTGTACCAAGTCTCCAGTTTAACAAAGCAAATCCGCAAAACCAAGTTGGCCAGCTGCCACAGCCATCTATGGCATGGACTCAACAGCAGCAGCTGCAGCAATTCTTGCAGACCAATATCAGCCAACAGCAGCCAGCTCAGCCTCAACAGCTGCAGCAGCAGCCTCATCCACAACAGCAGCAGCGTCAGGAACCACAGCAACAGCAGTTGAGCCAACAGCCGCAGCCAGAGATTCAGCCTCGACAAATACGACAACAGCATCCACAATTAGAGCAACAGCAGCAGCAACAAATATTCCAACCTCCTGTAAATAGTGGTGTTACTGCTAACTCAATTTCAAATCAAAATTTGCAGCAACCGATGgtatattctcaacttcaacagcagcagcagcagcagctacTGGCAAGCAATACCCAATCCCAAAATATACCCCCTGCTAATAAGAGTTCATATCAGCTGTCGTCTTTGCCACAAGATGCTACACTCCAGCAACAAATGGAGCAGCAATCTACCCTCTTACAGAGGCAACAGCAGCAGACACAATTGCAGCAGTCCCCACTTCAGCTGTTACAACAAAACCTGTCACATAGAACACAACTACCACTGCCACAGCAGCAAGTGCAACAGCTATCCCAGCCCAGCCTCTCTGAGCAACAGCTTCACTTGCAGTTGCTGCAGAAAATGCAgcaacagcagcagcagcagcagcagttgCTTTCCCCTACGAGCTCACCTTTGCAGCCTCAGTTGCTACAGCAACAGCTGAACCATCAACAAAACCAGCAGTTCCAGCAGTCACCTGTTTCGCAGAGTCAGCCACAGGGTAGCAATAGCTTCTCAACGGCAGCACTCGGACAATCACAATCCTTTCCCGTTTGTCATTCCCATGTGCTACAGAAGCCACCTACTACAAATAGAGCCCATTCCACTCTTACAGATGGAGATGCTCCATCTTGTTCAACCTCACCCTCCACTAATAACTGCCAAATCTCTCCATCAAATTTTATGAACAGAAACCAAGAATCACCGGCAATATTGATGGGGGACCAAGTGGTTGAGCCTGGAACTAATCTGGTTCAGGAGCTAAATAACAAGTCTGATATTCGAGTTAAACACGAGTTTCAAAGTTCAAAAGGGTTAGAGCAACTAAAATACAAAGGTACAGTACCTGATCAATTGGAAGCCTGTTCTTCAGGAACATCATATTGCCTAGAAGCTGGCAACATCCAACCAAATTTCTCGCTCCTCacctatggtttggatggtgaTATCCAATCACATCCTAGGAACAGTATGCCTTTTGCAGCTAATATTGATAGCTTGGCACCTGACACTTTGTTGTCAAGGGGATATGACACTCAGAAGGATATTCAAAACCTGGTAACTAATTATGGTGGGACTCCAAGAGATATTGAGACAGAGTTGTCCACTGCTGCGATAAGCTCTCAAACTTTTGGGGTGCCAAACATACCCTTCAAGCCTGGATGTTCCAATGATGTTGCAATAAATGATTCTGGGGTTTTGAATGGTGGATTGTGGGCCAACCAGACTCAACGCATGCGAACATATACAAAG GTTCAAAAGCGTGGCTCTGTTGGAAGATCTATTGATGTAACCCGATATAGAGGGTATGATGAACTTAGACATGATCTAGCTCGCATGTTTGGTATTGAAGGGCAACTAGAAGATCCACAAAGTTCTGACTGGAAGTTGGTTTACGTGGATCATGAAAATGACATACTACTTGTTGGAGATGACCCTTGGGA GGAGTTTGTAAGCTGTGTTCAGAGCATAAAGATATTGTCATCTGCTGAAGTGCAGCAAATGAGTTTAGATGGAGATCTTGGTAGTGTGCCAGTTCCAAATCA